One Gadus morhua chromosome 23, gadMor3.0, whole genome shotgun sequence DNA segment encodes these proteins:
- the insig1 gene encoding insulin-induced gene 1 protein translates to MPRLEDHCWTCSCAPSRGDSEDRVVAPKAVDMLSIITTVLRGAYGSLHSDRAANLLRRGLVLFAVGVFLALVLNLLQIQRHVTLFPEEVMSTLFSSAWWIPPCCGTGAAVIGLLYPCIDSHLGEPHKFKREWASVMRCIAVFVGINHASVKLDFANNVQLSLTLAALSLGLWWTFDRSRSGFGLGITTAFLATVITQLLVYNGVYQYTSPDFLYVRSWLPCIFFSGGVTMGNIGRQLAMGGGEKPHID, encoded by the exons ATGCCCAGACTAGAAGACCACTGCTGGACGTGTTCCTGTGCGCCTTCTCGGGGGGACTCTGAGGACCGGGTGGTGGCTCCGAAGGCCGTAGACATGCTGTCCATTATCACGACGGTGCTCCGGGGGGCCTACGGCTCGCTGCACAGCGACCGTGCCGCCAACCTCCTCCGGCGGGGTCTGGTTCTGTTCGCCGTCGGAGTGTTTCTGGCGCTGGTGCTCAACCTGCTGCAGATCCAGAGACACGTCACGCTGTTCCCTGAGGAGGTGATGAGCACGCTGTTCTCCTCCGCCTGGTGGATCCCTCCTTGCTGCGGGACCGGGGCCG CTGTCATCGGCCTGCTGTACCCCTGTATCGACAGCCACCTCGGGGAACCCCATAAGTTCAAGAGGGAGTGGGCGAGCGTCATGCGCTGCATCGCAGTGTTCGTGGGCATCAACCACGCCAGTGTC AAGCTGGACTTTGCCAACAACGTGCAGCTGTCCCTCACGCTGGCGGCGCTGTCCCTGGGCCTGTGGTGGACTTTCGACCGCTCCCGCAGCGGCTTCGGCCTGGGCATCACCACCGCCTTCCTGGCCACCGTCATCACACAGCTGCTGGTGTACAACGGAGTCTACCA GTACACGTCACCTGACTTCCTGTACGTGCGCTCCTGGCTGCCCTGCATCTTCTTCTCTGGAGGCGTAACCATGGGCAACATCGGCCGCCAGCTTGCCATG ggtggaggggagaagCCACACATTGACTGA